One Cardiocondyla obscurior isolate alpha-2009 linkage group LG16, Cobs3.1, whole genome shotgun sequence genomic region harbors:
- the LOC139109189 gene encoding mitochondrial import receptor subunit TOM40 homolog 1 produces MGNTLAASAPPPPPPPPPGSGLMPNLGKPDPSTSVYAPTEEPSVMENPGTLDDIHKKCKDTFPTNFEGAKLVVNKGLSNHFHISHTINMSSVVPSGYRFGATYVGTKQISPTEAYPILLGDIDPSGNLNANILQQFGLRLRGKLAAQVQRSKFTAVQMTADYQGDTYTCSLTLGNPDFLNFSGVLISHYLQSLTPSLAVGGELAYQFGHGTDIALASLAGRYKIGDSTISATISPTAYHFCFHQKASQQLQVGVELDINSSLQESTATLAYQVDLPKADLVFKGSVDTTWTVGAVLEKRLQPLPFTFALSGMINHNKRQFRLGCGLIIG; encoded by the exons ATGGGTAATACGCTAGCTGCCTCCGCGCCTCCTCCGCCGCCTCCTCCGCCACCGGGTTCCGGGCTGATGCCGAATTTAGGTAAACCGGATCCGTCCACGAGTGTCTACGCGCCCACCGAGGAACCCAGCGTGATGGAGAATCCGGGCACCCTCGACGATATACACAAGAAGTGTAAAG ATACTTTTCCTACAAATTTTGAAGGAGCAAAATTAGTAGTCAATAAAGGATTAAGCAACCATTTTCATATTTCACATACCATTAATATGAGTTCTGTTGTACCTTCTGGCTAcag atttggTGCAACTTATGTTGGTACAAAACAAATTTCACCTACTGAAGCATATCCTATATTATTAGGTGATATTGACCCAAGTGGAAATCTTAATGCTAATATCCTTCAGCAATTTGGTTTAAGACTTAGAGGAAAATTAGCAGCACAGGTACAAAGAAGTAAATTTACTGCTGTACAAATGACAGCTGATTATCAAGGAGATACATATACCTGTTCATTAACGTTAGGCAATCCAgactttcttaatttttctg gaGTTCTTATTTCACATTATCTTCAAAGTTTGACGCCATCGCTTGCAGTGGGTGGCGAACTTGCGTATCAATTCGGACATGGTACAGATATTGCATTAGCATCCCTTGCAGGAAGGTATAAAATCGGTGACTCTACAATCAGCGCTACCATTA gtCCAACCGCTTATCACTTTTGTTTCCATCAAAAAGCTAGTCAACAATTACAAGTGGGTGTGGAATTAGACATTAATTCAAGCTTGCAAGAATCGACAGCAACACTCGCTTATCAAGTCGATTTACCTAAAGCAGATTTAGTGTTTAAAG gTAGCGTAGATACGACTTGGACAGTAGGAGCAGTTTTAGAAAAAAGATTACAGCCATTACCATTCACGTTCGCGCTGAGCGGCATGATCAATCACAACAAGCGGCAATTCAGATTAGGATGTGGCCTGATCATCGGTTAA
- the LOC139109179 gene encoding angiogenic factor with G patch and FHA domains 1 — translation MHSESEEGEIVSDFEDYTEELHSLPHVLKLINKLRDHIKKQRKKINKLRKKLQEQKQQNVVCTKPYISHCGVQTDLADFNKSSSHDWNINRDVKSLSIVDQVKQVAESAVLQTGFVYEQTSGMYYDYNTGYYYDTEQGLYYDGNTGTYYYYDKTSNTYQFHSQICVNKTAPVQCPTSEKKEDQGVEKTHKDDIKKRKFISDEENVENKEPEEGECSESENEIFDEIAPDMSTNSESDNEEQDLAKSYPPCMRIIVKETDLAELKLGSLFLVTCTGGSLGREGDHSVLIPDINISKYHARFVYNETEKQYQVIDSGSRNGTFINGKRLSVAKQESEPQEVMHGSVIKVGGTKLLCHIHDGNETCGHCEPGLIQQNVCFNESKVSKTKLHKNELRRLKHKFGIEKDDVVSSSQLASGYQDRAQARRQNVGSSDPYAKTQQSSLDTSITKDNKGFKLLAKMGWSEGCSLGKDGGEGRTEPLPIIAYHNKVGFGSKEMEVPNIKIDSNTEKKQAVWRKTQKRYKEIVE, via the exons ATGCACAGTGAAAGCGAAGAAGGAGAAATTGTGTCGGATTTCGAAGATTATACGGAAGAGCTGCATAGTTTGCCTCATgtcttgaaattaataaataaactgcgCGATCACATTAAAAAGCaacgcaaaaaaattaataagctaCGAAAGAAGCTCCAGGAACAG aaaCAACAAAATGTGGTCTGTACAAAACCATATATATCTCACTGTGGAGTACAAACAGATCTAgcggattttaataaatcgtcgTCGCACGATTGGAATATTAATCGCGATGTTAAATCACTTAGTATAGTAGATCAAGTAAAACAGGTTGCAGAATCTGCTGTATTGCAGACTGGTTTTGTTTATGAACAGACATCGGGAATGTATTACGATTATAACACCGGATATTATTACGATACG gaGCAAGGTTTATATTACGATGGAAACACTggaacatattattattatgataaAACTAGTAATACTTATCAATTTCACAGTCAAATCTGTGTGAACAAGACTGCTCCTGTGCAATGTCCAACTTCCGAAAAGAAGGAAGACCAAGGAGTTGAAAAAACAcataaa GACGATATAAAAAAGCGAAAGTTTATTAGTGACGaagaaaatgttgaaaataaagAACCTGAAGAGGGTGAATGTTCAGAAAGTGAGAATGAAATTTTTGACGAAATTGCTCCCGACATGTCTACAAATAGCGAAAGTGACAATGAGGAACAAG atttaGCGAAAAGTTATCCGCCATGCATGAGAATTATTGTTAAAGAAACAGATTTGGCAGAGTTGAAGTTgggctctctttttctcgtgaCATGTACGGGAGGTTCCCTGGGTCGAGAAGGAGATCATTCGGTGCTTATACCGGATATAAATATTAGTAAG tATCACGCACGTTTCGTATACAACGAAACTGAGAAGCAGTATCAAGTAATAGATTCGGGTTCAAGAAATGGTACATTTATAAATGGCAAAAGATTGTCGGTGGCCAAACAAGAGTCCGAACCTCAAGAAGTAATGCACGGGTCAGTTATTAAAGTCGGCGGAACGAAATTATTATGTCACATTCATGATGGAAATGAAACGTGCGGTCATTGCGAGCCAGGCCTCATTCAACAAAACGTTTGTTTTAACGAGAGTAAAGTCTCGAAGACGAAGCTTCATAAAAACGAGTTGCGTCGTCTAAAACATAAATTCGGAATTGAAAAAGATGACGTTGTGTCCAGCAGTCAGTTGGCTTCGGGTTATCAAGATAGAGCGCAAGCACGACGACAAAACGTTGGTTCCTCCGATCCTTACGCCAAGACGCAACAAAGTTCCCTTGACAC ATCGATAACAAAAGACAATAAAGGATTCAAGCTACTTGCGAAGATGGGTTGGTCCGAAGGCTGCTCCTTGGGCAAGGATGGTGGAGAAGGAAGAACAGAGCCT CTGCCTATCATAGCCTATCATAATAAAGTTGGCTTTGGATCGAAGGAAATGGAGGTTCCTAACATCAAGATAGACTCCAACACGGAGAAAAAGCAGGCAGTTTGGCGGAAAACGCAAAAGCgttataaagaaatagtgGAGTAA
- the Ave gene encoding protein aveugle has product MVEEGINPAVPRTKSKTTRPRPVYLWNVLDVQKWLRRHCSDYYQQYYEKFLMHDITGKTLLRINENSLRRIGIDNEQHRTYIWREIMKLHLKTDMLELKDIERRSNMKLD; this is encoded by the exons ATGGTAGAGGAGGGTATTAATCCCGCTGTCCCCAGGACAAAG AGCAAGACAACTCGACCGCGTCCGGTGTACCTGTGGAATGTACTGGACGTGCAAAAGTGGCTGAGGCGGCATTGCAGTGATTATTACCAGCAATActacgaaaaatttttaatg caTGACATCACCGGCAAGACGTTGTTGAGGATAAATGAAAATAGTTTGCGGCGAATTGGTATTGATAACGAGCAGCATAGAACGTACATATGGAGAGAGATTATGAAACTGCACCTGAAAACAGATATGTTAGAGCTAAAAGATATTGAGCGACGCAGTAATATGAAGCTCGACTGA